The following coding sequences lie in one Streptomyces sp. NBC_00464 genomic window:
- a CDS encoding type I polyketide synthase, with product MNSSADRTAEGGDRVQRALRALLEERDRLRQENDDLKAGRAEPIAVVSMACRYPGGVSSPEELWEVVRDGQDMVEEFPRNRGWRDVYDPDPDTLGSSYTRHGGFLRDADAFDAGFFGISPREALAIDPQQRLLLETSWEVFERAGIVPADVRGADVGVFSGVMFPEYGMRFLEASGNDLEGYLLHGSAMSVASGRVAYELGLTGPAVTVDTACSSSLVAMHMAMQSLRSGESSLALAGGASLMATPAIFVEFSRQRGLAADGRCKSFADTADGTGWAEGVGVLLLERLSDARRNGHPVLAVLRGSAVNQDGASNGLTAPNGLAQEKVIRRALANAGVSASEVDLVEAHGTGTKLGDPIEAGALLATYGQGRPEGRPLWLGSLKSNIGHSMGAAGVGGVIKTVLAMRHQHLPRTLHVDTPSPHVDWSSGAVELLVEGREWTRPDGPRRAAVSSFGVSGTNAHIILEEAPQQAPQQEQAVEGGAAPGALVPWVLSGKSAAAVAGQALKLHDFAAADPDLDIADAGWSLLSSRSRFDHRAVVLGHGRDELLSGLTTLGAGEESATVVRGRARELGGTVFVFPGQGSQWVGMGRRLYETFPVFAQSLDACAAALAEFVDWSLIDVVRGVPGAPTLDRVDVVQPALFSVMVSTAALWRSWGVEPAAVVGHSQGEIAAAHVCGALSLRDAAKIVALRSKALVDLIGHGGMASVAESADFVAEHLAPWQGQVSIAVVNGPSSVVVSGEPDALDEFVEKMKADGVQAKRIAVDYASHSHHVTRVRDQVIAPLTDIGPTTSALPFYSTLYGKVIDTAGLNADYWYNNLREKVLFAPSVQQLAEDGFRVFIEMSPHPVLTVPVQEIVEDLDAVVLSSSRRNRDEVEAVVGSLAQLHVQGGTVDWDALFGTRRRVNLPTYAFQRQHYWLNSSHPGATAHVPAPEPAPAVADDEPVTLSELVAPLPDDEATVLVLDHVLTKVAVVLGHPSGERADPDQEFKDMGFDSLLSVQLSKGLTSTTGLKLKPNLVLRHPTPRRVAGHLVTAMADVRRR from the coding sequence ATGAACAGCTCCGCAGACCGCACAGCCGAGGGCGGGGACCGGGTCCAACGGGCACTCCGCGCGCTCCTGGAGGAACGCGACCGTCTCCGGCAGGAGAACGACGACCTGAAGGCCGGCCGCGCCGAGCCCATCGCCGTGGTGTCCATGGCGTGCCGCTACCCGGGAGGCGTGTCCTCGCCCGAGGAACTGTGGGAGGTGGTCCGCGACGGCCAGGACATGGTGGAGGAGTTCCCGCGGAACCGCGGCTGGCGGGACGTGTACGACCCGGACCCCGACACCCTCGGCAGCTCGTACACACGCCACGGAGGATTCCTGCGGGACGCGGACGCGTTCGACGCGGGGTTCTTCGGCATCAGCCCGCGCGAGGCACTGGCGATCGACCCGCAGCAGCGCCTGCTCCTGGAGACGTCGTGGGAGGTCTTCGAGCGGGCGGGCATCGTTCCCGCCGATGTGCGCGGCGCCGACGTCGGCGTCTTCTCCGGAGTGATGTTCCCCGAGTACGGGATGCGCTTCCTGGAGGCGAGCGGGAACGACCTGGAGGGCTACCTGCTGCACGGCAGCGCGATGAGCGTCGCCTCCGGACGGGTCGCGTACGAACTGGGCCTGACCGGACCGGCGGTGACCGTGGACACGGCCTGCTCGTCCTCGCTGGTGGCCATGCATATGGCGATGCAGTCGCTGCGCTCGGGAGAGAGCTCGCTCGCACTGGCGGGCGGGGCGTCGCTGATGGCGACACCCGCGATCTTCGTGGAGTTCTCCCGCCAGCGCGGTCTGGCGGCCGACGGCCGGTGCAAGTCCTTCGCGGACACGGCCGACGGGACCGGCTGGGCCGAGGGCGTGGGCGTGCTGCTCCTGGAACGGCTGTCCGACGCCCGCCGCAACGGCCACCCGGTCCTCGCCGTCCTGCGCGGCTCCGCGGTGAACCAGGACGGGGCCAGCAACGGGCTGACCGCTCCCAACGGCCTCGCCCAGGAGAAGGTGATCCGCAGGGCGCTGGCCAACGCCGGGGTCTCGGCATCCGAGGTGGACCTGGTCGAAGCCCACGGCACCGGAACCAAGCTGGGTGATCCCATCGAGGCAGGCGCGCTGCTGGCGACGTACGGGCAGGGCCGGCCCGAAGGCAGGCCGCTCTGGCTGGGATCCCTGAAGTCGAACATCGGTCACTCCATGGGCGCCGCCGGAGTCGGCGGGGTCATCAAGACCGTACTGGCCATGCGCCACCAGCACCTGCCCAGGACCCTGCACGTGGACACGCCCTCCCCGCACGTGGACTGGTCGTCGGGGGCGGTCGAACTGCTGGTGGAGGGACGGGAGTGGACCCGGCCCGACGGTCCCCGGCGGGCCGCGGTGTCGTCGTTCGGCGTCAGCGGCACCAACGCGCACATCATCCTGGAAGAGGCCCCGCAGCAGGCCCCGCAGCAGGAACAGGCCGTCGAGGGCGGCGCGGCCCCGGGAGCCCTCGTGCCCTGGGTGCTGTCAGGCAAGAGCGCAGCGGCCGTGGCGGGACAGGCCCTCAAGCTGCACGACTTCGCCGCCGCCGATCCGGATCTCGACATCGCCGACGCCGGCTGGTCGCTCCTGTCGAGCCGGAGCCGGTTCGACCACCGCGCGGTGGTACTCGGGCACGGCCGGGACGAGTTGCTCAGCGGCCTGACGACGCTCGGCGCCGGCGAGGAGTCCGCTACGGTGGTGCGCGGCAGGGCGCGGGAGCTCGGCGGGACGGTCTTCGTGTTCCCCGGGCAGGGTTCCCAGTGGGTCGGCATGGGCCGTCGGCTGTACGAGACCTTCCCCGTCTTCGCGCAGAGCCTCGACGCGTGCGCGGCCGCGCTGGCCGAGTTCGTCGACTGGTCACTGATCGACGTGGTGCGCGGGGTGCCCGGGGCACCGACGCTGGACCGGGTGGACGTGGTGCAGCCCGCACTGTTCTCCGTGATGGTGTCCACGGCCGCGTTGTGGCGCTCCTGGGGTGTGGAACCGGCCGCGGTGGTGGGGCACAGCCAGGGCGAGATAGCCGCTGCCCACGTCTGCGGCGCCCTGTCGCTGCGCGACGCCGCCAAGATCGTGGCGCTCCGCAGCAAGGCCCTGGTGGATCTGATCGGGCACGGCGGGATGGCGTCGGTCGCGGAGTCCGCGGACTTCGTGGCGGAACACCTCGCGCCGTGGCAGGGCCAGGTGAGCATCGCGGTGGTCAACGGGCCCAGCTCCGTGGTGGTGTCCGGGGAACCGGACGCGCTCGACGAGTTCGTCGAGAAGATGAAGGCCGACGGCGTCCAGGCCAAGCGGATAGCGGTCGACTACGCGTCCCATTCGCACCACGTGACCCGGGTCCGCGACCAGGTGATCGCCCCGCTGACCGACATCGGCCCCACGACGTCGGCGCTGCCCTTCTACTCGACCCTGTACGGCAAGGTCATCGACACCGCCGGGCTGAATGCCGACTACTGGTACAACAACCTGCGCGAGAAGGTCCTCTTCGCCCCCTCCGTACAGCAGCTGGCCGAAGACGGGTTCCGGGTGTTCATCGAGATGAGCCCGCACCCCGTGCTGACCGTCCCCGTCCAGGAGATCGTCGAGGACCTGGACGCGGTGGTCCTTTCGTCGTCGCGGCGCAACCGCGACGAAGTGGAAGCCGTGGTCGGCTCACTGGCCCAGCTCCACGTCCAGGGCGGGACCGTGGACTGGGACGCCCTGTTCGGCACGCGCCGGCGGGTGAATCTGCCGACGTACGCGTTCCAGCGTCAGCACTACTGGCTGAACTCCTCGCACCCGGGGGCGACGGCGCACGTGCCCGCGCCCGAGCCGGCGCCGGCCGTGGCGGACGACGAGCCCGTCACCCTGTCGGAGCTGGTCGCCCCGCTGCCCGACGACGAGGCGACGGTCCTCGTCCTGGACCATGTCCTGACGAAGGTCGCCGTAGTGCTCGGACACCCCTCCGGCGAGAGGGCCGACCCCGACCAGGAATTCAAGGACATGGGCTTCGACTCGCTGCTCTCGGTGCAGCTGAGCAAGGGCCTGACGTCGACGACCGGACTCAAGCTGAAGCCGAACCTCGTGCTGCGGCACCCGACACCGAGGCGGGTCGCCGGGCACCTCGTGACCGCGATGGCCGATGTCCGCCGGCGGTGA
- a CDS encoding thioesterase II family protein — protein MTESGTFDGQWIHRFHPNDDSEFRIVCFPHAGGSASYFHALSEALSPELDVLTVQYPGRQDRRAEGCVETLAELADLTYAALRRSEDGRPTVFFGHSMGSVLAFEVARRYQDDAGAPPARLLVSGYPPPSLLRGGTVHLRDDEGIIDELRSVGGTDPVYLENKHLRASILFAVRGDYTAIETHPRATGVRLDCPITMLVGTEDPHTTIAEAEAWEQHTTGEFALHVFQGGHFYLDEHRQKVADLVSGAVRDLSAAEAVR, from the coding sequence ATGACAGAGTCAGGCACGTTCGACGGTCAGTGGATACACCGCTTCCACCCCAACGACGACAGTGAGTTCCGCATCGTCTGCTTCCCGCACGCCGGGGGTTCGGCGAGCTACTTCCACGCACTGTCGGAAGCTCTCTCACCGGAACTGGATGTGCTCACCGTCCAGTACCCGGGACGGCAGGACCGGCGTGCCGAGGGCTGCGTCGAGACTCTCGCCGAACTCGCCGACCTGACCTACGCGGCGCTGCGGCGCAGCGAGGACGGCCGGCCCACCGTCTTCTTCGGTCACAGCATGGGCTCCGTGCTCGCCTTCGAGGTGGCCCGCCGCTACCAGGACGACGCCGGCGCGCCGCCCGCCCGGCTGCTTGTCTCCGGCTACCCGCCGCCCTCGCTCCTGCGCGGTGGAACGGTCCATCTCCGTGACGACGAAGGCATCATCGACGAGCTGCGCTCCGTCGGCGGCACCGACCCCGTCTACCTGGAGAACAAGCACCTGAGGGCCTCGATCCTCTTCGCCGTGCGGGGCGACTACACGGCCATCGAGACCCACCCCCGGGCCACCGGTGTCCGGCTCGACTGCCCCATCACCATGCTGGTCGGCACCGAGGATCCGCACACCACGATCGCCGAGGCCGAAGCCTGGGAGCAGCACACCACCGGCGAGTTCGCCCTGCACGTCTTCCAGGGCGGCCACTTCTATCTCGACGAACACCGCCAGAAGGTCGCCGACCTCGTCTCCGGGGCCGTCCGGGACCTCTCGGCTGCCGAGGCGGTCCGCTAG
- a CDS encoding AMP-binding protein → MISVRSFGASSAHKGLWRAQEMFPDTLNHALTMWNVNGALDASVMESAFLHVMNEAEVLRVNFVDDGSGLRLVPRELGDWRPFFLDLGAEDDPERAAREALAEMVRQPFALDRDLLFRLGVVRLGAARSVLVIIYHHLISDGFGAAGLLSRRLAEVYTALSRGSDVPELPHPWDVESFTAEATQYNASEQFAEDTEFWRDYLANAPAPAQVPRATLPETTRSTLFEPTCDADRWGELTEPIGMVSRTLAVPRAEAAAWTETAKSMGVWMSSMLTAAVAVYLRHRCDRPEFLLSLAVANRVGVASRTPGLAVNVVPVRVKVPLGATFTEVADAIGDETYEIFDHAACHYSEIQRVSGTVLGDRGSFGAVVNIVEFSEHLQFADNPARFLGGTTGTFEELAIGVYTDGTGDGDLFIRLDAPASLYSRAELRFIGEDLIAHINAVAAAGEQPVGALDVVGGVERNQVITPPDGTAAPLPGLTVPELFARQVERAPDAVAMVSGDTKVSYRELDERSGRLAEALRRRRVGPETVVAVALPRSVDLVVALLGVAKAGGAHLLVDPALPAERLTSMAGDASVSALLTGAATAEALSGALGVPAIVFEDIRPDTVGDADAAAQAPVPVRQDGLLAVAYGSGLTGETVAVGVTHRNMERFVLDRGRRDAGTGTVLWHAPHAHDALPVEVWVPLLNGGRVVVAPAGELDADALTEVRAAHGISAVRLPAHLFSAIAADRPERLAGLREVWTGGDRVSAAAVRRVREACPGLTVRSGDGPVETTVSDHPADHTARYVLGPGLAPVPVGVTGELYLAGPGVARGYPGRPGQTAQRFVPGPYGPPGSLMYRTGDRVRWSTDGLLDYVGPADAHADIRGSRVVLAEVEEALAEHTGLAQSVVAVGKDASGQQRLVAYVVPAAGRTVAADELRRFAAGRLPEFMVPSVFEVLERLPLTAGGRVDRASLPEPAFDGEKYRAPRDHTERVLAEAFADVLELDRVGIDDDFFDHGGNSLRAIRLTGLIRAELNQEVPIRTLFAVRTIAGLTDTWKDLARSSRPTLRRRTKEGAVL, encoded by the coding sequence ATGATTTCTGTGCGTTCGTTCGGTGCGTCGTCTGCGCACAAAGGGTTGTGGCGGGCGCAGGAAATGTTTCCCGACACCCTGAACCATGCGCTGACCATGTGGAACGTGAACGGCGCGCTCGACGCGTCGGTCATGGAATCCGCGTTCCTGCACGTGATGAACGAGGCGGAGGTGCTGCGCGTCAACTTCGTCGACGACGGCAGCGGGCTGCGCCTGGTGCCCAGGGAGCTGGGGGACTGGCGACCGTTCTTCCTCGACCTCGGCGCCGAGGACGACCCGGAGCGGGCGGCGCGCGAAGCGCTGGCCGAGATGGTGCGACAGCCCTTCGCCCTGGACCGGGACCTGCTGTTCCGGCTGGGGGTGGTCAGACTCGGGGCGGCCCGCTCCGTGCTGGTGATCATCTACCACCACCTCATATCGGACGGATTCGGCGCGGCAGGCCTGCTGTCGCGGCGCCTCGCCGAGGTGTACACGGCGCTGTCGCGGGGTTCGGACGTACCGGAGCTGCCGCACCCCTGGGACGTCGAGTCGTTCACGGCCGAGGCCACGCAGTACAACGCCTCCGAACAGTTCGCCGAGGACACGGAGTTCTGGCGCGACTACCTCGCGAACGCGCCGGCCCCCGCGCAGGTCCCGCGCGCCACGCTGCCCGAGACGACGCGGTCCACGCTCTTCGAACCGACGTGCGACGCCGACCGCTGGGGCGAGCTGACCGAACCCATCGGCATGGTGAGCCGCACGCTGGCCGTGCCGCGCGCCGAGGCGGCCGCCTGGACCGAGACCGCGAAGTCCATGGGCGTGTGGATGTCGTCGATGCTGACCGCGGCCGTGGCGGTCTACCTGCGGCACCGCTGCGACCGCCCGGAGTTCCTCCTCTCGCTGGCCGTGGCCAACCGGGTCGGGGTGGCGAGCAGGACGCCCGGTCTGGCGGTGAACGTGGTGCCGGTACGGGTGAAGGTGCCGCTCGGCGCGACCTTCACCGAGGTCGCCGACGCGATCGGCGACGAGACGTACGAGATCTTCGACCACGCAGCCTGCCACTACTCGGAGATCCAGCGCGTCAGCGGAACCGTCCTGGGCGATCGCGGCAGCTTCGGCGCCGTCGTCAACATCGTCGAGTTCTCCGAACACCTCCAGTTCGCCGACAACCCGGCGCGCTTCCTCGGCGGGACCACCGGGACCTTCGAAGAACTGGCGATCGGCGTCTACACCGACGGGACCGGCGACGGCGACCTCTTCATCCGGCTCGACGCCCCCGCGAGCCTGTACTCCCGCGCGGAACTCCGCTTCATCGGTGAGGACCTGATCGCGCACATCAACGCCGTCGCCGCCGCCGGCGAACAGCCCGTCGGCGCGCTGGACGTGGTGGGCGGCGTCGAGCGGAACCAGGTGATCACGCCGCCGGACGGCACGGCTGCGCCGCTGCCGGGGCTGACGGTTCCGGAGCTGTTCGCCCGCCAGGTGGAGCGAGCCCCCGACGCTGTCGCGATGGTGTCCGGGGATACGAAGGTCTCCTACCGGGAGCTGGACGAACGCTCCGGCCGCCTGGCAGAGGCGCTGCGACGCCGACGGGTCGGACCCGAGACGGTGGTGGCGGTCGCGCTGCCCCGGTCGGTCGATCTGGTGGTCGCCCTGCTGGGAGTGGCGAAGGCGGGCGGAGCCCATCTGCTGGTCGACCCGGCGCTCCCGGCCGAGCGGCTCACGTCGATGGCCGGTGACGCCTCGGTGAGCGCGCTGCTCACCGGTGCGGCGACAGCCGAAGCGCTCTCCGGTGCACTGGGCGTGCCGGCGATCGTGTTCGAGGACATCAGGCCGGACACCGTCGGGGACGCCGACGCTGCGGCACAGGCTCCGGTCCCGGTGCGTCAGGACGGCCTGCTGGCCGTGGCGTACGGCTCCGGCCTGACCGGTGAGACCGTGGCAGTCGGCGTGACGCACCGGAACATGGAACGCTTCGTCCTGGACCGCGGCCGGCGCGATGCCGGCACCGGCACCGTGCTGTGGCACGCGCCGCACGCCCATGACGCGCTTCCCGTCGAGGTGTGGGTTCCCCTGCTGAACGGCGGCCGGGTGGTCGTGGCGCCCGCGGGCGAGCTGGACGCCGACGCGCTGACCGAGGTGCGAGCGGCACACGGGATCTCCGCGGTCCGGCTGCCCGCACACCTGTTCTCGGCGATCGCGGCGGACCGCCCCGAGCGCCTCGCCGGGCTCCGCGAGGTGTGGACCGGCGGTGACCGCGTGTCCGCGGCCGCGGTGCGCCGGGTGCGAGAGGCATGCCCCGGACTGACGGTCCGCAGCGGTGACGGCCCGGTGGAGACGACCGTGTCCGACCACCCGGCGGACCACACGGCCCGTTACGTGCTCGGGCCGGGCCTGGCGCCGGTCCCCGTGGGCGTGACCGGTGAGCTGTACCTCGCCGGCCCCGGCGTGGCACGCGGATACCCGGGGCGGCCCGGGCAGACCGCGCAGCGCTTCGTGCCCGGCCCGTACGGTCCGCCCGGCAGCCTCATGTACCGGACCGGGGACCGGGTGCGCTGGAGCACCGACGGCCTCCTCGACTACGTGGGCCCGGCCGACGCCCATGCGGACATCCGCGGCAGCCGGGTCGTACTGGCCGAGGTCGAGGAAGCGCTGGCCGAGCACACCGGCCTCGCGCAGTCGGTGGTGGCCGTCGGCAAGGACGCCTCCGGGCAGCAACGCCTCGTGGCCTATGTGGTTCCCGCGGCCGGCCGGACCGTCGCGGCCGACGAACTGCGCCGGTTCGCCGCGGGACGGCTTCCGGAGTTCATGGTTCCGTCGGTGTTCGAGGTACTGGAACGCCTGCCGCTCACCGCCGGCGGAAGGGTGGACCGGGCGTCGCTGCCGGAGCCCGCGTTCGACGGTGAGAAGTACCGGGCACCGCGCGACCACACCGAGCGGGTGCTGGCCGAGGCGTTCGCCGACGTACTGGAACTGGACCGGGTGGGGATCGACGACGACTTCTTCGACCACGGGGGCAACTCGCTGCGGGCCATCAGGCTGACCGGCCTGATCCGCGCGGAGCTGAACCAGGAGGTGCCCATCCGCACGTTGTTCGCGGTGCGCACCATCGCCGGTCTGACCGACACGTGGAAGGACCTCGCCCGGTCCAGCAGGCCCACTCTGCGCAGGAGGACGAAGGAAGGCGCGGTGCTGTAG